In Salvia miltiorrhiza cultivar Shanhuang (shh) chromosome 4, IMPLAD_Smil_shh, whole genome shotgun sequence, the DNA window TCTGGCTGGTCGATTTGCCGATCTTGCCTCGGCATTCTCTAATAGGGCATCAAGATACCCCTGGATGTTCGTAATAATCTCACGAACGGTTTCCTCGTCCTCGGTAATGTTGATCATGAGGGATCGCCAATACCATCGTAATTCGCCTAATAGGCGACTGTTGTCTCTCTCCAAAGATTGGAGAGAAATCCTGTATACaagacatctcggacactcgtccggatccatataaatttttatggagtctcctcccacataggttattcataaaataaattaaatataatataattcctcaataaaaactcgctctgataccattttaggcGAGCGtgggtttaaaaaaaattttctatgatttttggggtaaatctataaatagtcaTTTAAAGGGGGTTAGTTTTAAATATTCAAGACTTGGAAATGGGAAATTTGAGACAAAtctcaaagttggtgtattattTTACAACTTTGAAAGTTGGtgggaaaaatgagaaaatgctCAAAGGTTATGTATTTTGATGCTAATAGCCCTTAAATGAATAGGTTGTGGGTTCGCTTAACCCCTCATTCTAATTggtgtttttattttgggttaattacatgtaaattcacaaaatttcaaaattttctgaTGTTTCCcacaatattttaattttgctaaTAAATCCACCACCGAAACTCCACGTTGACATATTTACCCCAATTTAAAGCTGAGATGGGCATTGGAATATCCAGCGCGGCGAGACCGACCAACAAGAGAAATGATACGACGTCTGTTTCATTCATGAAGTACACACACAAGAACTCTAAATTTGTTAGAGTAGCCCTGAAGTCGCCGCCACTTGAAACCACTGCCGCGGGCGCCTTTGAAAATCGACGAGGCTGACACCCGTCGTCTAGTGTCGCGCCTCCACCACTCGAATCGCGAGCACCAGCCGTTCAAGCACTTTCGTCGTCGTTCTTCCACCACCGCGCACAGGGTCCGCCGCCGCCGATCCTTTCTCTATTCTCAGCGATGCACTGCACATGTTCAATGCAAAACTCGATTCGAAATTCAATTTGTTTTGTGGGGAAGGAATTATGAATATGGATGGAATTAGATGCATATGACAAGATTTGTAGGTCGGGGCTTGACGAGTAATTGGGATGATTAGTTGCATAGATTTGTAGGTTGGGGCTCGACGAGGAATTGGGAGGATTAGTTGTAGAGAATTAGATACACAGGTCAGGTCATAATTTGTGTTGTGGTTGCGGTTGTTGGCTACGAGGTGGCGATGGAGGAGGTGTTGTGGCGGAGGAGATTAAGAGAGTAAAGAGAAAAGATGATGAGTTACATATTTCtaaaagatttttatttttctttctttaattgATATGTCATAAGTGATTGTCATGTAATTAGCACGTCATAAGTGATTGCCATGTAATTTGTCACCGTAGGAATATTAAGAACGAATGTTCAGGTGGTGGATTAATTTGCAAAATTGAAATATCGTAGGAAACATCATAAAATTTTGAAACTTAGTGAATTTACGGACAAGTAACCcttttatttttggttttttattttttaaattccaaCCTCTCTCTCTGCCTCTGGTAGTTTTGAAGCACATAATTTTTCAAAACCCACCCAACAAATCAAATTGTTGTACCACCTCCTCTCATCAAATGCTTCAGTTGAATACAAAGCCGCAAATCTCTGTAATTATCTTCTGCAATCTCAATAATTTTGGTAAATCTGGACAACCTTAtgattttctcctttttttatcaataattaTTGTCGGCATCTTGACGATGAAGTGCAGTCTATTGGTAAAACGCTTCTCCttcaaccaataggtcgggggttcgagtcaccctaggagcttAGAGTGTGAGTTTCTTTGATtgtaacattaaaaaaaataaaaaattattgtcgGCATCTTAAGGAATTTTACTTCTTTAATTAGtgctcttcttcttcatcatctcCCACTTGTTGGAGATCATTTCCCAACGATCATTTTATCTGAGTTTGCTATTATCTAGTGCATGACATTGATTTCATTGCAACATAGTTGTAGAAATATAAAGACAGAATATTTTGGAGAAAAAAATGATTGTATTATTTTTGGAGTGAGTTGCATAGACTTGCACCATAAACTCTTATTTGTACTAATAACCTAGGCATATGAAGCATCTAAGAGTAAATAAAAAACTCATAAATTACATTCAATATTAGGTAGATGATTCATATTCATCCGTGTAACCTATGACTTTAGTTTCTTGCAAAAGATGGTCCTCCAAGAGGTTtagtgaaaatattttttgaattgCTCTTGACTTGGACAATACTTGATGTTGATTTCACCTTCATTAACAAGTTCCCTTAAGAAATGAAAACGAAGCCGAATGTGCTTCGTTTTTCCATGCAAAACAGGGTCTTTGGAGACAGATATATCATAGCTATTATCACAAAAAGAGTTGTCGGACCAGGCTACTTGCAATTCAAACTCTCTAGAATACCTCTGATCCATAAAGATTGATATCCAGCTAAAGAAGCTGCGATGTACTTTGCTTCGGTGGTAGaaataaccaaaatccgatGTTTTTTTTACACCAATGCTTCTACCAAGATCACTATCAGAATACCCAACAAATTTGATAGGAACTTGTGCTTCATAAAAAATGCCATGACAAAATTGTTCCTTTGACATACCTCAAAATTCTTTTTGCTGCCTCCCAATGATTAGAATAAGGCTTTTCTATGAACCTACTAATCAAGGTTATAACAAAGATAATATCAGGTCTTTTGGCAGTCAAATACATTAAGTTTCCTACCAATCTTCGAAACATGGTGGTATTCACGAGTTTTCCTTCACCATTTTTGCTGAGCTTCAATCCAGTAATGCAAGGAGTCGATACAAGATTAGAATGCTCCATATTGAATTTCTTTAGGATCTCGGTTGCATACTTTTCTTGAGAAATAAAAATTCCCGACATTGATTGTTGAACATTAATCCCAAGAAAAAATGATGCAACTCTCCCAGATCAGTCATCTCAAATTCTTTTATCATAGAGCTTTTAAAATCTATCAACATCTTCAGATTATTTCATGTGAAGATAAGATCAACATAAAGACTTACATACTCATCACCACCTCCACCAGATTCTTCTCCCTCATGGCCTCTCTCCCTCAGTCAAAGCTCTGCGCCGGTACGGAGTGGATCACATTCTCCCAATCGGACCACTGGCGCCGTTTGAGAGATCAGAAACCCTAATGGATGGGTAGGAAGAGAGGGGAGGGTGATGTGgattatgttaatttttttattaaaatataataaatctgGCAATTCCAAGTGGATTAATAAGTCCACGTAATCTATCTCCGGTGTTCCACGTCAACTACCATGCGCCGGAAAATTTTTACgggacacaattaaaaaaatattgataggTTGGGTACCAATTAGATATTATCAAAAAATTGGGACATAATCGATAATTCAACCAAACGATGAGACATAAAGTGACATTTACCCTTTTTTTAAtactttttaaagttcatgttaaaaaattaaaattcattcaaaattggtgtattttaaCACCAATAATCCATTATAATACGTCAACGGCAACATGATGAAACTCCCATGTTTAATTTTTCTCTGTAGTTGAATTCCAATTTGTATCACAATCTTTTCAAGTTTCATAGTGAAATAGTGAAGTGCTTCAATCAGTACAAATTCTTATTGTTTTGAAGGTTTGATCCAAAAATAGCAAATCCATTTTTCTCACAAGTGTAAATGaacataaattcttttgttgaaaacaaaacaaaacaaaacaaaacaaataaaactttACATCAATCTCAAACCAACTGCATCAAGTTGGGGTTTCTTAAAGGGAGAAGGAAGATTTGAGCACTGCACTACATATAGCAAAAGTCCAAGCGTGCAGTCAGAGTCAGTATTCAACAAATCAGACTAATTCAATAAACTATGCAACAAGCTTCTCTACTTACATTTATATATTCATGTGAGATCAAACGTGTCTTTATTTAAGCTACAATCAATCCTTTATAcgatatatatgaaaaatatcattttatatttcattatttcGAACTTTTTCTCAATTGTACCCCAATTAATGTATGCGAGtttacaaattaaaaatcatgttTTTAGCATCAATTTTAACCGATCCGATTATGAATAACTGGAATTGAGAGCATGAATAAATCTTCTTAACTTGAACTACAAAACCTCCAAATCAATTTCTCGATCCGACATCAATTTGACACTATGGATCGATGTCTGACGGGAAAATTGGTTTGATGATTTTGTAGCTCAAGTCAACAGAATTCCGATCGATTTCACTGACTTTAGTCGGAAATGATGCCTCAAGAAAATAGAGTTGACTTTCTTTACTAGTAAGGTAGAATTATTAAGGATCATTAATTTGGCAAACATTAGGGCACTAACGTCAAAAGGTTCGAATGCTAGGgataccatatatatatagaaggcaTTTGGTTTGACTGATTGTATCATTCGACTCGTGATGAATAATTGGGTCCGCACTATTtgaatgattatttatcactCCAAAGTTGAGTAGattatttaatcaattttcaatcACAAACGCCCCAATAATATATATGCATAGTAGATAATAAGATTAAGACTAACCTGCAGGCCGGTATGCCCTCCAAATGGCAGCAGTCCAAGAATTGGGACGTCCCTCTCCCATCTCCCATCTTTTGTCATCTACACAGACTAcaagcacaaaagatcaacagtctgtcataatattttattgtattgaGATAAATAAAGATTTATTCGAGTTACAATATTCCCCCAAAGAAAGCAAAAGTCATGCAAAAAGAAACGTACACCGACGAACACAACAGCCATGGAACCTCCTCTGATGGTCTCCTCAGGGTTTCTTCCAGCAGCAACGCTGCTGGAATCACTGATCCTTGTCTCCGATGAAGTCGCGTCGGTGGAGAAGGCTCCTCTCCTGCAGAGGAAGAACATCTCAACGATGATGAGAAGGATAAGGTTACTGTCCTCGTTGTTCGAGGAGATCCAAGAACAAGTGCAGAAGCAGCCACTCCCACCATCTTCAATGTTGTGCCTCACCGAGCTCTACTCCGTTATTCGAAGGGTGAAGATTCTGATCGAGAGCTCCGTACAAGGCAGCCTCTTGTGGAATCTCATGCAAACTGAAAGCGTCTCAAATCAGTTCTACACATTGGTGAAGGAGATGGGCAGGGCACTTGATATCCTGCCTCTGAGCTTGCTCGATTTGACGGCAGATACCAAGGAGCAGGTTGAGCTCCTCCACAAGCAGGCAAGGAGAGCTCAGCTGTATGTGGACCATATCGAGGCTCAGACAAGGGATGAGCTCATCCGAACCGCGGTCATAAACAGCGTGAGGAATCAAGAGAGCAAGGGCTTTGTTGATCTCATAAGAGTCAGAGACAGTTTGAGCAGCATTGGTCTAAATAGCCCAGCACAGGTTGAAGAAGAGATTTCGAAGCTTGAGGCAGAAGCAGAGAAGCAAGCAGGCACAGGTGGGCTTGTAGTGGTTTCTAATATTAACAGTCTCATATCCTTGATATCAATATCAAGAACTGCAGTTTTCAGTGTGGAAGAGAACTCCACAACTCACGAAGATCTGAAGAAGCGAAAGGTGCCCACAAGCAATCGCCAAGATCAGTCATTTTCTAGCTGTGTGGCAGTGAGCGTACCTGATGAGTTCCGCTGCCCGATCTCACTGGACTTGATGAATGATCCTGTGATCGTAGCATCGGGGCATACCTATGACCGGAGCTCGATAGCACAGTGGATAAATTCGGGTCACCACACGTGCCCGAAGAGCGGGCAGAGGCTGATCCACATGGCCCTCATACCGAACTATGCATTGAGAAGCTTGATCCAGCAATGGTGCCAAGAGAACATGATCCCAACCACATCGTCTTCGGAGGTGGAAAGAAGTGGTAGCAAGAGAAGATCTTCTTGTGAGGCTGCTGTTGATCATATCTCTGTGACTAAAGCTGCTGCAGATGCTGTAAAGATGATGGCCGAATTTCTGGTAGGGAAGCTAGCAACGGGATCACGAGATATCCAAAGGCAGGCAGCTTATGAGCTCCGGCTGCTTGCAAAAACTGGAATGGATAACCGCAGTATAATTGCAGAGGCAGGAGCTATTCCATTTCTGGTCACTCTTCTAGGTTCACCTGATTCGAGAATCCAGGAAAATGCAGTGACAGCATTGCTCAACCTCTCGATACATGAGAACAACAAGATGCTCATCATGGCTGCCGGAGCAATTGGCAGCATAGTGGAAGTCCTGCAATCAGGAAATACAATGGAGGCGAGAGAGAACGCAGCAGCAACAATCTTCAGCCTGTCAATAATAGGTGAGCATAAAGCAATTATCGGTGCTCACCCGCGAGCTATTCCAGCACTGGTGCGGCTCCTAGGTGAAGGAACAACAGCAGGAAAACGTGATGCTGCTACAGCACTCTTCAACCTTGCACTTTTCAATGCTAACAGAGGCAAGGTAATACTCTCGGGCGCAGTCCCATTGCTTATTGACCTGCTGACAGATGATAAGGCGGGTATCACTGATGATGCCTTAGCAGTGCTTGCCCTCCTTTTGGGATGTGCTCAAGGACTGGAAGAGATAAGGAGGAGCCGTGATCTTGTACCCCTTCTTATCGATCTTTTGAGATTCGGATCTTCCAAGGGGAAGGAGAACGCGATTACCCTTCTTCTCGGACTCTGCAAAGATGGGGGAGAGGAAGTTGCACCAAGACTATTGATGAATCCATTCAGCATTCCTTCTCTTCAGAGATTGACAGCTGATGGCTCGTTAAAAGCTCGACGAAAAGCTGATGCTCTGCTTAGAATACTCAACAGATGCTGCTCTCAAATCCCAATTCATGCTGGATGTTAAAAAGCTTCAGTTTGTTCTTCTACTTCTTTGTCCCTTTGCCTGGTTATACCACATTGATCAATGTCTTCTGTAAATGTGTAAACAACACCAACAAACAGATGATTTATATTACATAAGCAACACTTTGCTTTGTTATTCAATGCAAGAGATGGGATGCAAACATATATGTCATTGTCAAAGAAGCCCAACTCATCTGcatgattaaaaaataaataaccaaAATTAGATTAAAAGATAAAGACTTGTAAAGAGAGGAACTTGACAAGTGGAAAACCTTACCTCAGACACTCCAATTGCTGCTGGGAAGACTTGAATCAAATATACTCAGAGAAAGAAGAATAGTACAACTAAGAGCACGAGACAAAGTATATTAGGTTTTGTAACTATCTTGTTTCTTTAAGAAATGAAGCAGTAAATTTGACTGGGATTCAGAAGATGATGCACGTCAATCCTCTCGGTACCAGTATATGTTATAATTCGATGACAATAAAACAGTAAATACGAAAAATAAGTACACAAATTTACTGTGGAAACCCAGAAAATC includes these proteins:
- the LOC131020030 gene encoding U-box domain-containing protein 1-like; this encodes MEPPLMVSSGFLPAATLLESLILVSDEVASVEKAPLLQRKNISTMMRRIRLLSSLFEEIQEQVQKQPLPPSSMLCLTELYSVIRRVKILIESSVQGSLLWNLMQTESVSNQFYTLVKEMGRALDILPLSLLDLTADTKEQVELLHKQARRAQLYVDHIEAQTRDELIRTAVINSVRNQESKGFVDLIRVRDSLSSIGLNSPAQVEEEISKLEAEAEKQAGTGGLVVVSNINSLISLISISRTAVFSVEENSTTHEDLKKRKVPTSNRQDQSFSSCVAVSVPDEFRCPISLDLMNDPVIVASGHTYDRSSIAQWINSGHHTCPKSGQRLIHMALIPNYALRSLIQQWCQENMIPTTSSSEVERSGSKRRSSCEAAVDHISVTKAAADAVKMMAEFLVGKLATGSRDIQRQAAYELRLLAKTGMDNRSIIAEAGAIPFLVTLLGSPDSRIQENAVTALLNLSIHENNKMLIMAAGAIGSIVEVLQSGNTMEARENAAATIFSLSIIGEHKAIIGAHPRAIPALVRLLGEGTTAGKRDAATALFNLALFNANRGKVILSGAVPLLIDLLTDDKAGITDDALAVLALLLGCAQGLEEIRRSRDLVPLLIDLLRFGSSKGKENAITLLLGLCKDGGEEVAPRLLMNPFSIPSLQRLTADGSLKARRKADALLRILNRCCSQIPIHAGC